In the Natrinema amylolyticum genome, one interval contains:
- a CDS encoding NAD(P)-dependent alcohol dehydrogenase: MQAARLHEYTEEMSDALRIEDVDRPALERSDQVLVEVEGAGWCQTDNHIIEGMWAEYAPQDLPMTLGHENAGIVAETGEEVTLVEEGDPVICHPVQTCGICRPCRLGEDMYCENSAFNGLTTDGGFAEYLQTNERAVIPLPDGVDPTEIAPHADAGITAYHAVKKAVDELNPGDTTVVIGVGGLGHIGLQCLEAMSAADIVAVDIKDEALELAEDLGARHTVNSTEEDLPDVIGDLTDGEGAQQVVDFVGADETTGLAPEIVAAGGDHHVVGYGGHVHEPSQALVNGEFSFRGTLVGKYAELQELVALVDRGEVELRTERHDLDEINTVAERLEHNEIEGRAVVLPP; encoded by the coding sequence ATGCAAGCGGCCAGACTCCACGAGTACACCGAGGAGATGAGCGACGCGCTGCGAATCGAGGACGTCGACCGACCCGCCCTCGAGCGGTCCGATCAGGTACTGGTCGAAGTCGAGGGAGCGGGATGGTGTCAGACCGACAATCACATCATCGAGGGGATGTGGGCGGAGTACGCGCCACAGGACCTGCCGATGACGCTGGGCCACGAGAACGCGGGCATCGTTGCCGAGACCGGCGAGGAGGTGACGCTGGTCGAGGAGGGCGATCCGGTGATCTGCCATCCCGTCCAGACCTGCGGCATCTGTCGGCCCTGCCGGCTCGGCGAGGACATGTACTGCGAGAACAGCGCGTTCAACGGGCTCACCACCGACGGCGGCTTCGCCGAGTACCTCCAGACGAACGAGCGGGCAGTGATTCCGCTGCCCGACGGTGTCGATCCGACCGAGATCGCACCCCATGCCGACGCGGGGATCACGGCCTACCACGCCGTCAAGAAGGCGGTCGACGAACTCAATCCCGGCGACACTACCGTCGTCATCGGCGTCGGCGGGCTCGGCCACATCGGACTGCAGTGCCTCGAGGCGATGAGCGCCGCAGACATCGTCGCCGTCGACATCAAGGACGAGGCGCTCGAGTTGGCCGAGGATCTCGGCGCTCGCCACACCGTCAACTCCACCGAAGAGGACCTCCCCGACGTGATCGGGGACCTGACCGACGGCGAGGGAGCCCAGCAGGTCGTCGACTTCGTCGGGGCCGACGAGACGACCGGACTGGCACCCGAGATCGTCGCCGCCGGCGGCGACCACCACGTCGTCGGCTACGGCGGCCACGTCCACGAACCCAGCCAGGCACTGGTCAACGGCGAGTTCTCGTTCCGGGGGACTCTGGTCGGCAAGTACGCCGAACTCCAGGAACTCGTCGCGCTCGTCGACCGCGGCGAGGTCGAACTGCGCACCGAACGCCACGACTTAGACGAGATCAACACGGTCGCCGAACGGCTCGAGCACAACGAGATCGAGGGGCGGGCGGTCGTCCTGCCGCCCTGA
- a CDS encoding magnesium transporter, whose product MAEQLSDIQQAIATSSAPAAEFERLSRSRQREVFFLLPETIRESLVADMDREQLREFVRRLDPDEVADILGFADEETRTDVLRRLDEDRREKVEYLLEFSAESAAGLMHLDYVTVDVDRGLEAIADRVQRHEARTGRIPTIFVTENGELLGELPGQVLAMSDDGPVELREHVHETPAVAYDAPDEDVIDVFRQNPESSVAVLDDDGSVMGVIYAEDLLRVIEEEATETLYEFTGVQEEESILDGPLSKVRYRYKWLIINLGTAFLAAGAVGFFEDTIAAFTLLAVYMPVVAGMGGNAGTQSMAVTVRGIALDQISLSTGGRAVVNEIIAGAANGLITGVLVALIASVFNQSPMLGLVLGVSMVLNLVIAGFFGTIIPLLLDKIGKDPATSATIFITTMTDVLGFFIFLGLAKSVL is encoded by the coding sequence ATGGCCGAACAGCTATCGGATATTCAGCAGGCGATCGCGACGTCGTCGGCTCCGGCAGCGGAGTTCGAACGGCTGTCGCGGAGCCGGCAGCGGGAGGTGTTCTTCCTCCTTCCGGAGACGATCCGGGAGTCGCTCGTCGCGGACATGGACCGCGAGCAGTTGCGGGAGTTCGTCCGCCGGCTGGATCCCGACGAAGTCGCGGATATCCTCGGATTCGCGGACGAAGAGACGCGGACGGACGTGCTCCGCCGACTCGACGAGGACCGCCGAGAGAAGGTCGAATACCTGCTCGAGTTCAGTGCCGAGAGCGCCGCCGGGCTGATGCACCTCGACTACGTCACCGTCGACGTCGATCGGGGCCTCGAGGCCATCGCGGACCGCGTCCAGCGCCACGAGGCCCGGACCGGCCGGATTCCGACCATCTTCGTCACCGAGAACGGGGAACTCCTCGGCGAACTCCCCGGACAGGTGCTGGCGATGAGCGACGACGGCCCGGTGGAGCTCCGCGAGCACGTCCACGAGACGCCCGCGGTCGCGTACGACGCGCCCGACGAGGACGTCATCGACGTGTTCCGGCAGAACCCCGAGAGTTCGGTGGCCGTCCTCGACGACGACGGCTCCGTTATGGGGGTCATCTACGCCGAGGACCTCCTCCGCGTCATCGAGGAGGAAGCGACCGAGACGCTCTACGAGTTCACGGGCGTCCAGGAGGAGGAGAGCATTCTCGACGGCCCGCTCTCGAAGGTGCGATACCGGTACAAGTGGCTGATCATCAATCTCGGGACGGCGTTCCTGGCGGCCGGCGCGGTCGGCTTCTTCGAGGACACCATCGCGGCGTTCACGCTCCTGGCAGTGTACATGCCGGTCGTCGCCGGGATGGGCGGCAACGCGGGTACGCAGTCGATGGCCGTCACCGTCCGCGGCATCGCACTCGACCAGATATCGCTGTCGACCGGCGGTCGCGCCGTCGTCAACGAGATCATCGCGGGCGCCGCGAACGGGCTCATCACGGGCGTCCTCGTCGCGCTCATCGCGTCCGTGTTCAACCAGAGCCCGATGCTGGGGCTCGTGCTCGGCGTGTCGATGGTGTTGAACCTCGTCATCGCTGGCTTCTTCGGGACGATCATCCCGCTGCTGCTGGACAAGATCGGGAAGGATCCGGCGACGTCGGCGACGATCTTCATCACCACGATGACCGACGTCCTCGGCTTCTTCATCTTCCTCGGACTGGCGAAGTCCGTCCTCTAA
- a CDS encoding iron-sulfur cluster assembly protein — MSGQMPDGPAPTRAAVRDRLDRVTDPELDRSIVELDYVDRIEIDGGRVGVDLTLPTAWCSPAFAWMMAVDARDEVESLPAVENAHITLREHMHEAEINRGVNERLSFAEAFPDADGDVDAVRAELDDKARVARQYDAVETLLNAGLDAEAIVELRRRDLETDDSESDDEPAETIAVYVRDRSFAVSVPAAPIERYLEKAREIDLVSNPDDTLFRTPEGEPIDVESFDLVHQRGRLAQVNMSSQGGICDGLREVREGRLEEAADD; from the coding sequence ATGAGCGGACAGATGCCCGATGGCCCCGCTCCCACCCGAGCAGCCGTCCGCGACCGACTGGATCGGGTCACCGATCCGGAACTCGATCGCTCGATCGTCGAACTCGACTACGTCGATCGGATCGAGATCGACGGCGGCCGCGTCGGCGTCGACCTCACGCTCCCGACGGCGTGGTGCTCGCCGGCGTTCGCCTGGATGATGGCCGTCGACGCCCGCGACGAGGTCGAATCCCTGCCCGCCGTCGAGAACGCTCACATCACGCTCCGCGAGCACATGCACGAGGCGGAGATTAATCGCGGCGTCAACGAGCGACTCTCCTTCGCCGAGGCGTTTCCGGACGCCGACGGCGACGTCGACGCGGTCCGCGCGGAACTCGACGACAAGGCCCGCGTCGCCCGACAGTACGATGCGGTCGAAACGCTGCTAAACGCGGGTCTCGACGCCGAGGCGATCGTCGAACTCCGACGACGAGATCTCGAGACCGACGATTCCGAATCTGACGACGAGCCGGCCGAGACGATCGCCGTCTACGTCCGCGACCGGTCCTTCGCAGTCAGCGTTCCGGCGGCACCGATCGAACGATACCTCGAGAAGGCCCGCGAGATCGACCTCGTCTCGAATCCGGACGATACCCTGTTTCGAACGCCGGAGGGCGAGCCGATCGACGTCGAATCGTTCGACCTCGTCCATCAACGAGGCCGCCTCGCACAGGTCAATATGTCGAGCCAGGGCGGCATCTGTGACGGCCTTCGAGAAGTGAGGGAAGGACGGCTCGAGGAGGCTGCGGACGACTGA
- a CDS encoding NADH:flavin oxidoreductase: protein MVTLEDPIDIGGVTIPNRLYRAPLLECAGNGPNAVDALIDDLEPAAASGVGLLCQGATIVRGEGGCAAPGMTRVHDPDFVSRLSRLTDRIHDHGSRIVVQLEHGGLRSMETWHAEYRESNPALEQLAVSEPPWQLRLLDRLGFLEYDPHVLTTAEVYDLAADFGRAAARATEAGYDGIHLAGANMGIVQQFLSPFYNRRDDEFGGSPEARLHFLAVVRDEIRERVGDVPLMTKVPAETPAPPSPVVRRKLSLSDGVEIARRLERIGYDAVVPVQTSVVWDMSIVRGEYPERAWSNEALRDEYDAAFGGATRRQFVAAANRLQSLQYDFEPAWNADFCRRVREQVSIPVLGEGGIRGRDEMDRLLGDSSGERDGPSAAEPACDMVGMARPFYAEPRLGARLLETKSGDENPQVLCESCNNCTVPQVTGAPGICRTPDVLRKRGELDRRGAYERPESE, encoded by the coding sequence ATGGTCACCCTCGAGGACCCCATCGATATCGGCGGCGTCACGATCCCGAACCGGCTCTACCGCGCACCGCTGCTCGAGTGTGCAGGCAACGGCCCCAACGCGGTCGACGCGCTGATCGACGATCTCGAGCCCGCAGCCGCGTCGGGTGTCGGACTCCTCTGTCAGGGCGCGACGATCGTCCGCGGCGAGGGGGGCTGTGCCGCCCCGGGGATGACACGGGTCCACGACCCCGACTTCGTGTCTCGACTCTCCCGGCTGACCGACCGGATCCACGATCACGGGAGCCGGATCGTCGTCCAACTCGAGCACGGCGGGCTCCGGAGCATGGAGACCTGGCACGCCGAGTACCGCGAGTCGAACCCGGCCCTCGAGCAACTCGCCGTCTCGGAGCCACCCTGGCAGTTGCGACTGCTCGATCGACTGGGTTTCCTCGAGTACGACCCGCACGTCCTCACCACGGCGGAGGTGTACGACCTCGCTGCGGATTTCGGCCGCGCGGCGGCCCGAGCCACCGAGGCGGGCTACGACGGAATCCACCTCGCCGGCGCGAACATGGGGATCGTCCAGCAGTTCCTCTCGCCCTTCTACAACCGCCGGGACGACGAGTTCGGCGGCTCGCCCGAGGCCCGCCTGCACTTTCTCGCGGTCGTCCGCGACGAGATCCGCGAGCGGGTCGGCGACGTGCCCCTCATGACCAAGGTACCGGCCGAGACGCCAGCGCCACCGTCGCCCGTCGTTCGCCGAAAACTCTCGCTCAGTGACGGGGTCGAGATCGCCCGCCGGCTCGAGCGAATCGGGTACGACGCGGTCGTCCCCGTCCAGACGTCGGTCGTCTGGGACATGAGCATCGTCCGCGGGGAGTACCCCGAGCGGGCGTGGAGCAACGAGGCCCTGCGCGATGAGTACGACGCGGCGTTCGGCGGCGCGACGCGCAGGCAGTTCGTCGCTGCAGCGAACCGACTCCAGTCGCTGCAGTACGACTTCGAACCCGCGTGGAACGCGGACTTCTGCCGCCGCGTACGCGAACAGGTATCGATCCCCGTCCTCGGGGAGGGCGGAATCCGCGGGCGAGACGAGATGGACCGACTGCTCGGCGACTCGAGCGGGGAGCGCGACGGTCCGAGCGCCGCCGAGCCAGCCTGCGACATGGTCGGCATGGCCCGGCCATTCTACGCCGAACCGCGGTTGGGAGCGCGGCTGCTCGAGACCAAGTCCGGAGACGAAAACCCGCAGGTCCTCTGCGAGAGTTGCAACAACTGTACGGTACCGCAGGTGACGGGTGCGCCGGGGATCTGCCGGACGCCGGACGTACTTCGAAAGCGGGGCGAACTCGATCGGAGGGGTGCCTACGAACGACCCGAGAGCGAGTGA
- a CDS encoding ATP-dependent DNA helicase yields the protein MNIEELSGLPPGAIDHFRGEGIEELYPPQAEAVEAGATDGENLVAAVPTASGKTMIAALSMLSAIQRGGKALYIVPLRALASEKKEEFEAYERFGVTVGVTTGNYESTSDWLATKDIVVATSEKVDSLVRNGADWLSDLTCVVSDEVHLIDDRNRGPTLEVTLAKLRKLNPRMQVVALSATVGNADEIADWLDAALVDTDWRPIDLQMGVHYGNALNFDDGSTREVPVEGSEKQEAALVRDILQEGGSSLVFVNSRRNAEAAARRLGSVSKNELTAEERTDLADLADEIRDDSDTETSRDLADAVEHGSAFHHAGLSSTQRSIVEDAFRDRLLKVISATPTLAAGVNTPARRVIVRDWRRFDPSAGGMAPLDVLEVHQMMGRAGRPGLDPYGEAVLLAKSHDESEELFDRYIWADPEPVRSKLAAEPALRTHVLATIASGFARTREGLLEFLEATLYASQSSEPGRLETVTDTVLEYLESNDFIERDSGNTDDGNDADAAGAFTSAADLAEESGRDETLEATSLGHTVSRLYLDPMSAAEIVHGLEDADERPTALGLYQLVSRTPDMYELYLRSGEDEKFGELFYEREAELLGNAPSEFEEERFEDWLSALKTGKLLEDWATETDEEQLTDRYKIGPGDLRGKVDTAEWLLGAAESLAAEIDSEWTVAVREARARVEHGVGEELLELVSVGGVGRKRARRLYDAGIEEPADLRTADKRVVLDVLKGTKTAENILENAGREDSSMDGVEPKSAGSSDGSGTAANASDDADGDGPATDATETGDADDSQASLGDF from the coding sequence ATGAATATCGAGGAGTTGTCGGGGCTCCCGCCCGGTGCCATCGACCACTTCCGGGGCGAGGGCATCGAGGAGCTCTACCCGCCCCAGGCCGAGGCGGTCGAGGCCGGCGCGACCGACGGGGAGAACCTCGTCGCCGCCGTCCCGACAGCCAGCGGGAAGACGATGATCGCCGCCCTCTCGATGCTGTCGGCGATCCAGCGCGGCGGGAAGGCGCTCTACATCGTCCCCCTGCGAGCCCTCGCCAGCGAGAAAAAGGAAGAGTTCGAGGCCTACGAACGGTTTGGCGTCACGGTCGGTGTGACGACCGGCAACTACGAGAGCACCAGCGACTGGCTCGCGACGAAGGACATCGTCGTCGCCACCAGCGAAAAGGTCGACTCGCTCGTCCGCAACGGGGCCGACTGGCTTTCCGATCTGACCTGCGTCGTCTCGGACGAGGTCCACCTGATCGACGACCGGAACCGGGGCCCGACGCTCGAGGTCACCCTCGCGAAACTCCGGAAGCTCAACCCGCGCATGCAGGTGGTCGCGCTCTCGGCGACGGTCGGCAACGCCGACGAGATCGCCGACTGGCTCGACGCCGCGCTCGTCGATACCGACTGGCGACCGATCGACCTGCAGATGGGGGTCCACTACGGGAACGCCCTGAACTTCGACGACGGCTCGACGCGAGAGGTGCCCGTCGAAGGCAGCGAGAAGCAGGAGGCCGCGCTCGTCCGCGATATATTGCAGGAGGGCGGATCCTCCCTCGTGTTCGTCAACTCCCGCCGGAACGCCGAGGCCGCCGCGAGACGGTTGGGCAGCGTCTCGAAAAACGAACTGACGGCCGAGGAGCGAACCGACCTGGCCGACCTGGCCGACGAGATTCGAGACGACAGCGACACCGAGACGAGCAGAGACCTCGCGGACGCCGTCGAACACGGCTCGGCCTTCCACCACGCGGGCCTCTCGAGCACCCAGCGATCCATCGTCGAGGACGCCTTCCGCGATCGGCTCCTGAAGGTGATTTCGGCGACGCCGACGCTCGCGGCGGGGGTCAACACCCCGGCTCGGCGGGTGATCGTCCGCGACTGGCGGCGCTTCGATCCGAGCGCCGGCGGCATGGCGCCCTTGGATGTGCTCGAGGTCCACCAGATGATGGGGCGGGCCGGCCGCCCGGGCCTCGATCCCTACGGCGAGGCCGTCCTGCTCGCCAAGAGCCACGACGAGAGCGAGGAGCTGTTCGACCGCTATATCTGGGCCGATCCCGAGCCGGTGCGCTCGAAGCTGGCGGCCGAACCCGCCCTCCGGACCCACGTGCTCGCGACCATCGCCTCCGGCTTCGCTCGCACGCGAGAGGGACTGCTCGAGTTCCTCGAGGCCACCCTCTACGCCAGCCAGTCGAGCGAACCGGGCCGACTCGAGACGGTGACCGACACGGTACTCGAGTACCTCGAGTCGAACGACTTTATCGAACGAGACAGTGGCAATACGGACGACGGAAACGATGCAGATGCCGCGGGTGCGTTTACCTCCGCAGCCGACCTCGCCGAGGAGAGCGGTCGAGACGAGACTCTCGAGGCGACCAGCCTCGGTCACACCGTCTCGCGGCTCTATCTGGATCCGATGAGCGCCGCCGAGATCGTCCACGGGCTCGAGGACGCCGACGAGCGCCCGACCGCGCTCGGCCTCTACCAGCTCGTCTCGCGGACGCCCGACATGTACGAACTCTACCTTCGATCGGGCGAGGACGAGAAGTTCGGCGAACTCTTCTACGAGCGCGAGGCCGAGTTGCTGGGGAACGCTCCCAGCGAGTTCGAGGAGGAGCGCTTCGAGGACTGGCTCTCGGCGCTCAAGACGGGCAAGCTGCTCGAGGACTGGGCGACGGAGACCGACGAGGAGCAGTTGACCGACCGATACAAGATCGGGCCGGGCGACCTCCGCGGAAAGGTCGACACCGCGGAGTGGCTGCTCGGCGCGGCCGAGTCGCTGGCCGCCGAAATCGACAGCGAGTGGACCGTCGCCGTCCGGGAGGCCCGCGCTCGTGTCGAACACGGCGTCGGCGAGGAACTCCTCGAACTCGTCTCCGTCGGCGGCGTGGGCCGCAAGCGCGCCCGCCGGCTCTACGACGCCGGGATCGAGGAGCCCGCCGACCTGCGGACCGCGGACAAGAGAGTCGTTCTCGACGTGCTCAAAGGGACGAAGACGGCGGAAAACATCCTCGAGAACGCGGGCCGCGAGGATTCCTCGATGGACGGCGTCGAGCCGAAATCTGCGGGATCGAGCGACGGGAGCGGAACCGCGGCGAACGCGAGCGACGACGCGGACGGTGACGGGCCGGCGACGGACGCGACGGAGACGGGGGACGCAGACGACAGTCAGGCGAGCCTGGGTGACTTCTGA
- a CDS encoding amidohydrolase family protein, translating to MYQHNGEEIFVIDGHVHLWDATEENIKHEGGEEFIQCFYDYHTTFTPEDRQWDMDEYREYGADRMVEDLFGNAAADMAVFQPTYLTDFYEDGFNTAEQNAELAEKHPERFVLNGTFDPRDGEEGLEYLEELHERYDIPGVKLYTAEWRGDSKGWRLDDEDAFEFLEKCSELGIENIHAHKGPTIRPLNRDAFDVADVDDAASSFPDLNFVVEHVGLPRLDDFCWIAAQENNVYGGLAVAAPFAQNRPGKFSEIMSELLWWLGEDRVIFGSDYALWNPDWLVEEVIEAELTQEHRMEYGVEWDLETKKKVMGENIAELYDIDIEAKRRAFRDDEISQQFDLEDHYAGEEPAPADD from the coding sequence ATGTATCAGCACAACGGAGAGGAAATCTTCGTCATCGACGGTCACGTGCACCTCTGGGACGCGACGGAGGAGAACATCAAACACGAGGGGGGTGAGGAGTTCATCCAATGTTTCTACGACTATCACACGACGTTCACCCCGGAGGACCGGCAGTGGGATATGGACGAGTACCGCGAGTACGGCGCCGACCGGATGGTCGAGGACCTGTTCGGTAACGCCGCCGCGGACATGGCCGTCTTCCAGCCGACGTACCTCACGGATTTCTACGAGGACGGCTTCAACACGGCCGAACAGAACGCCGAACTCGCGGAGAAACATCCCGAACGGTTCGTCCTCAACGGCACCTTCGACCCCCGCGACGGCGAGGAGGGCCTCGAGTACCTCGAGGAACTCCACGAGCGATACGACATCCCCGGGGTCAAACTCTACACCGCCGAGTGGCGCGGCGACTCGAAGGGGTGGCGACTCGACGACGAGGACGCCTTCGAGTTCCTCGAGAAGTGTTCCGAACTCGGCATCGAGAACATCCACGCGCACAAGGGGCCGACGATCCGGCCGCTCAATCGGGACGCGTTCGACGTCGCGGACGTCGACGACGCGGCCTCGTCGTTCCCGGACCTCAACTTCGTCGTCGAACACGTCGGACTACCCCGCCTCGACGACTTCTGCTGGATCGCCGCCCAGGAGAACAACGTCTACGGCGGGCTGGCGGTCGCCGCGCCGTTCGCCCAGAACCGGCCCGGCAAGTTCTCGGAGATCATGTCCGAACTCCTCTGGTGGCTCGGCGAGGACCGAGTCATCTTCGGCTCGGACTACGCGCTGTGGAACCCTGACTGGCTCGTCGAGGAAGTCATCGAGGCCGAACTCACCCAGGAACACCGCATGGAGTACGGCGTCGAGTGGGACCTCGAGACCAAGAAGAAGGTGATGGGCGAGAACATCGCCGAACTCTACGACATCGATATCGAGGCGAAGAGACGGGCCTTCCGGGACGACGAGATCAGCCAACAGTTCGACCTCGAGGATCACTACGCTGGCGAGGAACCCGCGCCGGCGGACGACTGA
- a CDS encoding inorganic phosphate transporter, which produces MVALSFGILVGAAILTCLFMAWVLGANSNSPPFAPAIGANAISTMQAAFVIGLLAALGALMQGGSISETVGADLINGVTITPLAATAGLLTAAGFMAIGIYTRYPIPAAFATTGAMVGVGLSLGGDPAIATYRRLGIFWLLVPIMSGGLAYATATVLRRDDVPETVGVPLLAGVVGAIVANVRLGVIPDPTAEQGTLAGFGSRLIGGGPTLAAGVDLGTVLVTVAAGVLAFHWVRERVRVSVEKGIRSFLLVLGGIVAFSSGGSQVGLATGPLENLFRVELGLPGILLLAIGATGILAGAWMGAPRLLQATSREYAQLGVRRSIAALVPGFIIAQLAIALGIPISLNNIILSGVIGGGLAGGSAGVSRRKIGVTITFWLVTLSSSVVVSYGLYRLFATVIGG; this is translated from the coding sequence ATGGTCGCACTCTCCTTCGGGATCCTCGTCGGAGCCGCCATCCTGACCTGTCTGTTCATGGCGTGGGTGCTCGGGGCGAACAGCAACTCGCCGCCCTTTGCCCCCGCGATCGGCGCGAACGCCATCTCGACGATGCAGGCGGCGTTCGTCATCGGGCTGCTCGCGGCCCTGGGAGCGCTCATGCAGGGCGGCAGCATCTCCGAGACCGTCGGTGCGGATCTGATCAACGGGGTCACGATCACGCCGCTTGCGGCCACCGCGGGCCTGCTAACGGCGGCGGGGTTCATGGCGATCGGCATCTACACGCGGTATCCGATCCCCGCGGCGTTCGCGACGACGGGCGCGATGGTCGGCGTCGGCCTCTCGCTGGGCGGCGATCCGGCGATAGCCACCTACCGACGGCTCGGGATCTTCTGGCTACTGGTCCCGATCATGTCCGGCGGGCTGGCGTACGCGACGGCCACGGTTCTGCGACGCGACGACGTCCCCGAGACGGTCGGCGTTCCGCTGCTGGCCGGCGTCGTCGGCGCGATCGTCGCCAACGTCCGCCTCGGCGTGATCCCCGATCCGACCGCCGAGCAGGGCACCCTGGCCGGCTTCGGGTCCCGGCTGATCGGCGGCGGTCCGACGCTGGCCGCCGGCGTCGATCTCGGAACCGTTCTCGTGACCGTCGCGGCCGGCGTCCTCGCGTTCCACTGGGTCCGCGAGCGCGTTCGCGTCTCCGTCGAGAAGGGGATCCGCTCGTTCCTGCTCGTCCTCGGCGGCATCGTCGCCTTCTCCTCGGGCGGCTCGCAGGTCGGCCTCGCGACCGGCCCGCTCGAGAACCTCTTTCGCGTCGAACTCGGCCTGCCGGGAATCCTCCTGCTCGCGATCGGTGCGACCGGCATCCTCGCTGGCGCCTGGATGGGCGCGCCGCGGCTGTTGCAGGCGACCTCCCGGGAGTACGCCCAGCTCGGCGTCCGGCGGTCGATCGCGGCGCTGGTCCCGGGCTTCATCATCGCCCAGCTGGCCATCGCGCTCGGAATCCCGATCTCGCTGAACAACATCATCCTCTCGGGGGTCATCGGCGGCGGGCTGGCCGGCGGTTCGGCGGGCGTCTCCCGGCGCAAGATCGGCGTCACGATCACCTTCTGGCTGGTGACGCTCTCGAGTTCGGTCGTCGTCAGCTACGGCCTGTACCGACTGTTCGCGACGGTCATCGGCGGATGA
- a CDS encoding universal stress protein, with the protein MVDPDRVLVPTLGRPREDEALSYALETFPDAEITLLAVVTPLDAPLSEGGILERDEERTEQARTSATELLESVAGSTVVDRVRIETVEGRPGNVVPKYAADEGTDHVVMYGSRTGSTGFFRRFLGRGIAATVVERTAEPVTVLD; encoded by the coding sequence ATGGTCGATCCCGACCGCGTCCTCGTCCCGACGCTCGGCCGTCCGCGGGAGGACGAGGCCCTCTCCTATGCCCTCGAGACGTTTCCAGACGCCGAAATCACCCTGCTCGCGGTCGTGACGCCGCTGGATGCCCCGCTCAGCGAGGGCGGGATCCTGGAGCGAGACGAGGAACGGACGGAACAGGCGCGGACCAGCGCGACCGAGTTGCTCGAATCGGTCGCCGGTTCGACGGTGGTGGACCGCGTCAGGATCGAGACGGTCGAGGGACGACCCGGAAACGTCGTCCCCAAATACGCCGCCGACGAGGGGACGGATCACGTCGTCATGTACGGATCTCGAACGGGATCGACGGGTTTCTTCAGACGCTTTCTCGGTCGCGGCATCGCCGCCACGGTGGTCGAACGCACCGCCGAGCCGGTGACGGTGCTCGACTGA
- the cgi121 gene encoding KEOPS complex subunit Cgi121, which translates to MELLNCRLEIDDLDAFVADLGEIGDRHDVTIQAFDSRYVADRRHLERAVEFADRAIDRGENVARDRAVEILLYAAGRRQIDRALEMGVGEGETRAVVLVDGESDGDEAAALEELEALNAFAEREPTLETRDTETLREFFEITDTELGATDAPLSALVRERVALLEVEK; encoded by the coding sequence ATGGAGTTACTGAACTGCCGCCTCGAGATCGACGATCTGGACGCGTTCGTGGCCGATCTCGGTGAGATCGGCGACCGTCACGACGTGACGATTCAGGCGTTCGATTCGCGGTACGTCGCCGACCGTCGCCACCTCGAGCGGGCCGTCGAGTTCGCCGACCGAGCGATCGACCGCGGCGAGAACGTCGCCCGGGATCGCGCCGTCGAGATCCTGCTGTATGCCGCCGGTCGCCGGCAGATCGACCGCGCCCTCGAGATGGGCGTCGGCGAGGGCGAGACCCGAGCGGTGGTGCTCGTCGACGGCGAGAGCGACGGGGACGAAGCGGCCGCGCTCGAGGAACTCGAGGCGCTGAACGCATTCGCCGAACGGGAGCCGACGCTCGAAACGCGGGACACCGAGACGCTCCGTGAATTTTTCGAGATCACCGACACCGAGTTGGGGGCTACCGACGCGCCGCTATCGGCGCTGGTTCGCGAGCGGGTCGCGCTGCTCGAGGTCGAGAAGTAG